The DNA segment GGTCTTGGCAAACTCGCCGACATGCTGGCACGAGCCCTCGAACGCGTGTCGCTGCGCTGGCATCCGGCCTATCAGCGGGGAGCGAAATCATGAGCGCAACGACCTTGTCGACGTCGTTCGGCGGTGTTGCGGGCCGCGATCTCGAAGCCGAAATGGCCCAGCCGCGCAACGTGGATCACGACGCGAACGAAGTGGCCGAGCTCGACTACGCGCGCGGCGCGCCGCTCGCGCGCGACGCGACGTGCGGGCCGGCTGACTATTCGGTGCAACTGCGTGGCGTCGGCAAGCAGTATGGCGAGCGCACGGTGCTATCCGGTTTCGATCTGTCGATCGAGCGCGGCAGTTTCGTCGCGATCGTCGGACGCAGCGGCTGCGGAAAATCGACGTTGCTGCGGCTCGTCGCCGGTCTGGAGAAGGCGACGTCCGGCGTGCTCGAAAAGCGTGCCGAAGACGGCCGGCCGCTCGACACGCGCATCATGTTTCAGGACGCGCGCCTGCTGCCGTGGAAAAGTGTGCTGCAAAACGTGATGCTCGGCCTTGGCCGCGGCGCACGCGAAGACGCGCGCGCAGTGCTCGCCGAAGTCGGGCTGC comes from the Paraburkholderia sp. PREW-6R genome and includes:
- a CDS encoding ATP-binding cassette domain-containing protein: MSATTLSTSFGGVAGRDLEAEMAQPRNVDHDANEVAELDYARGAPLARDATCGPADYSVQLRGVGKQYGERTVLSGFDLSIERGSFVAIVGRSGCGKSTLLRLVAGLEKATSGVLEKRAEDGRPLDTRIMFQDARLLPWKSVLQNVMLGLGRGAREDARAVLAEVGLLERANDWPAQLSGGQRQRVALARALVHRPQLLLLDEPLGALDALTRIEMHALIERLWREHRFTALLVTHDVHEAVALGDRILLIEAGRIALDQPVPLARPRARASAGFAALEEHVLQRVLKNAPNDDALSRRPYDEHEKGRTRRPTDVRWAV